A genome region from Equus caballus isolate H_3958 breed thoroughbred chromosome 19, TB-T2T, whole genome shotgun sequence includes the following:
- the LOC138919054 gene encoding ral-GDS-related protein-like, which produces MCRQAPDASWPICRALSFQNSTQEIFEELHDGFDFSPSLVKGQEQQAASSILCRSENSTQEMFEELCVGFDFSPSLVKGQEQQAASSILCRSEEPTLSVAEARTMLALKAGAVQKVVGCLQPSFHGISISVTTFPCVYQAFYPTPQVLDQLLQSALSPIWGPRPQENSQDMWQMLRHSRINLTLAYLQDLLPGSVLKHQATPLLIQVDLFQATELETEAPAPAPALLPGAEAEKGPHLELDGTPVLFLPSLLALEPAAAPSAAPDPERVPSAAPAQVPGPELDSTGPRGLLGFPPQAPVTAAESAPVPEASHPCRVTGKKQPDGKPSLMAFSPRDVAEQLTAIDAEVFKNVEPSECLGSTWGKRNRPGHENVAPTVWATVVQFNRVVKCVMTSCLGDPNVTARGRAKVLERWIEVARECRALRNISSLHAVLSALQSVPIHRLKKTWGKVSRKSCRKFKKLCDEDNSLSWEMLIKSSLDEQEDGSWQKQPSKFATLLRTLQRGRKRQQQKGIVPFLGSMLTDLIMLDTAMEDYVNGNEINHEKKKKEHSVMIEIVQLQEAAENYNLEPQELFRSWFWDMEQLSEDERMVTSRMEIVLLVTIGPTLADGKPVQPLKRSSKSPPHRDPPPTNRRNKPAAASHGLLQTLLGAARPHWASTV; this is translated from the exons atgtgcaggcaggcccctgatgcctcctggcccatctgccgggcactgtctttccagaactccacGCAGGAGATCTTTGAAGAGCTACATGATGGgttcgacttctctccctccctagtcaaggggcaggagcagcaggccgccagcagcatcctgtgccggtctgag aactccacTCAGGAGATGTTTGAAGAGTTATGTGTTGGgttcgacttctctccctccctagtcaaggggcaggagcagcaggccgccagcagcatcctgtgccggtctgag GAACCCACCCTGTCCGTGGCTGAGGCCCGCACGATGCTGGCCCTCAAGGCAGGCGCAGTGCAGAAGGTGGTAGGCTGCCTGCAACCATCTTTCCACGGCATATCCATCTCCGTCACCACCTTCCCGTGTGTGTACCAGGCCTTCTACCCGACCCCacaggtcctggaccagctgctcCAGAG tgccctctctCCCATCTGGGGCCCCCGGCCTCAGGAGAACTCCCAGGATATGTGGCAGATGCTGCGCCACTCCAGGATCAACCTGACGTTGGCGTATCTCCAGGACCTCTTGCCTGGCTCAGTCCTGAAGCACCAGGCCACCCCTCTTCTCATCCAGGTGGACCTTTTCCAGGCCACTGAGTTGGAGACAGAGG ctcctgccccagctccagcacttctGCCAGgtgcagaggcagaaaaggggcCACATCTGGAGCTGGACGGAACTCCAGTTCTATTTCTGCCATCACTTCTAGCGCTGGAACCGGCAGCAGCGCCCTCAGCTGCTCCAGACCCCGAGCGAGTGccatcagcagccccagcccaagtGCCAGGTCCTGAACTGGACTCAACGGGACCAAGGGGTCTGCTGGGATTTCCACCTCAGGCTCCAGTAACAGCCGCAGAATCAGCTCCGGTTCCAGAGGCTTCCCACCCCTGTCGAGTGACCGGGAAGAAGCAGCCCGATGGGAAGCCTAGCCTCATGGCCTTCTCCCCAAGGGACGTGGCAGAACAGCTGACGGCCATTGACGCG gaagtGTTCAAGAACGTCGAGCCCTCTGAGTGTCTGGGCTCCACCTGGGGCAAAAGAAACCGGCCCGGACATGAGAACGTGGCACCCACCGTCTGGGCCACAGTGGTGCAGTTCAACAGAGTAGTAAAGTGTGTCATGACGTCCTGCCTTGGGGACCCAAACGTGACGGCCCGGGGCAGGGCCAAGGTTCTGGAGCGGTGGATCGAGGTGGCCAGG gagtgccgagccTTGAGGAACATCTCCTCCCTGCACGCAGTCCTCTCGGCTCTGCAGAGCGTGCCCATACACAGACTGAAGAAGACCTGGGGGAAAGTGTCCAG gaagagctgccgaaaatttaaaaagctctgtGATGAGGACAACTCCCTTAGCTGGGAGATGCTCATCAAG TCTTCCCTGGATGAACAGGAAGATGGG TCCTGGCAGAAGCAGCCCTCCAAGTTTGCCACCCTGCTGAGGACCCTGCAGAGAGGccggaagaggcagcagcagaag GGCATCGTCCCCTTCCTGGGCAGCATGCTAACTGACCTGATCATGCTGGACACTGCCATGGAGGATTACGTAAAT ggcaatgaGATCAACcacgagaaaaagaaaaag GAACACAGCGTGATGATTGAGATTGTtcagctccaggaggctgcagagaattACAACCTAGAGCCCCAGGAGCTATTCAGGTCCTGGTTCTGGGACATGGAGCAGCTCAgtgaggatgagag GATGGTCACCTCTAGGATGGAGATCGTGTTGCTGGTCACCATTGGGCCCACACTGGCAGAT GGGAAGCCAGTCCAGCCTCTGAAGAGGAGTTCCAAGTCTCCACCGCACAGAGACCCACCACCAACAAACAGACGCAACAAACCAGCCGCTGCTTCCCACGGCCTCCTGCAGACCCTTCTCGGAGCTGCACGGCCACACTGGGCCTCCACAGTCTAA